A genome region from Hymenobacter tibetensis includes the following:
- the truA gene encoding tRNA pseudouridine(38-40) synthase TruA: MRYFLHLAYDGTRYHGWQVQPNTLTVQQELDRCLSQVLRQPVYSLGSGRTDTGVHASHQVAHFEAEFPEALDLETALYRFNRALPPDIAAYALHPVPEHAHARFSADARTYEYYVRLVPDPFSVDRVLYLDRAPDVDAMNRAAAFLLGSRDYTAFSKVKGGENHYVCVVYEAGWHVMPGGLVFRIRANRFVRGMVRLVVGTLLTVGRGKITPAQFQQILHAQSRVDASGAAPAQGLYLSRVEYTPDVVPPELLPPGLPYFVGR, encoded by the coding sequence ATGCGCTATTTTCTTCACCTCGCCTACGACGGTACGCGCTACCACGGCTGGCAGGTGCAGCCCAACACACTTACGGTGCAGCAAGAGTTGGACCGTTGCCTTTCTCAGGTGCTGCGCCAGCCGGTGTACTCGTTAGGCAGTGGCCGCACCGATACGGGTGTACACGCCAGCCACCAAGTGGCCCACTTCGAGGCCGAATTTCCGGAAGCGCTGGACTTGGAAACAGCCCTTTACCGCTTCAACCGGGCCCTACCGCCAGACATTGCAGCCTATGCGTTGCACCCAGTACCCGAGCACGCCCACGCCCGCTTCTCGGCTGATGCGCGCACCTACGAGTACTACGTGCGCCTCGTGCCCGACCCCTTCAGCGTCGACCGGGTTCTGTACCTCGACCGCGCCCCGGATGTGGACGCCATGAATCGGGCCGCGGCTTTCTTGTTGGGTTCTCGCGACTACACGGCGTTTTCGAAAGTGAAGGGCGGCGAGAACCACTACGTGTGTGTGGTGTACGAAGCAGGCTGGCACGTGATGCCCGGCGGGCTGGTGTTCCGGATTCGGGCCAACCGGTTTGTGCGGGGCATGGTCCGGCTGGTGGTAGGTACGCTGCTCACGGTGGGCCGTGGTAAAATCACGCCAGCCCAGTTTCAGCAGATTCTGCACGCCCAAAGCCGGGTGGATGCCAGCGGCGCCGCCCCGGCGCAAGGGCTGTACCTGAGCCGGGTGGAGTACACGCCCGATGTGGTGCCACCCGAACTACTCCCCCCTGGTTTGCCGTACTTTGTAGGCCGGTAA
- a CDS encoding efflux RND transporter periplasmic adaptor subunit — MKYPTMLLLVLLASSCGKKPEAASETTDSPGALAETTEKAQAPASAPNEVILSAEEQRLGGIQVGAISRRALGQGLKVNGVLDVPPDQLASVSTPLGGFVDRTALLQGTRVRKGEVLATIRNPDFAQLQQDYLETRSQLTYAKAEYERQAELYRQEVAPQKNFQRAQAEYQGLQAKSEAQAARLRASGLPVGGTIVTTAALRAPVSGFVKSVNVTVGQSVTPTDVLFEIVDPEHLHVELTVFEKDVPQLHKNQLVRFTLSNDPPGTERTARVYLISRAISDERTVRVHAHLDQEDHALLPGTFVRAIIETNRATVPTVPEKAVVQFEGRHYIYMANKQAGRYRMVEVQPGVSEDGYTAIQLPANAMADSARLVLEGAYSLLAKMKNNEAEEE, encoded by the coding sequence ATGAAATACCCAACCATGCTGCTGCTGGTTCTACTAGCCAGCAGTTGCGGAAAAAAGCCGGAAGCAGCTTCCGAAACCACAGACTCTCCCGGCGCCCTGGCCGAAACAACTGAGAAGGCGCAAGCTCCTGCAAGCGCCCCGAATGAGGTCATCTTGTCTGCCGAAGAGCAGCGGCTAGGCGGCATACAGGTGGGAGCTATCAGCCGGCGGGCTTTAGGTCAGGGCTTGAAAGTGAACGGCGTGCTAGATGTGCCGCCCGACCAGCTAGCTTCCGTTAGCACTCCGCTTGGCGGATTTGTTGATCGGACAGCTTTGCTTCAAGGCACCCGCGTTCGGAAAGGCGAGGTGCTAGCCACCATCCGCAACCCCGACTTCGCGCAATTGCAACAAGACTACCTCGAAACGCGCAGCCAGCTCACGTACGCCAAAGCCGAATACGAACGGCAAGCCGAACTCTACCGCCAGGAAGTAGCTCCCCAGAAAAACTTCCAACGCGCCCAAGCCGAATATCAAGGCTTGCAAGCCAAGTCAGAGGCCCAGGCAGCGCGGCTACGGGCCAGTGGCCTGCCCGTAGGAGGCACCATCGTCACGACGGCCGCGTTGCGGGCCCCCGTGAGTGGCTTCGTGAAGAGCGTTAATGTAACGGTGGGACAAAGCGTGACTCCTACGGATGTGCTGTTTGAAATCGTAGACCCAGAGCACTTGCACGTTGAGCTTACTGTTTTCGAGAAAGACGTACCACAACTCCACAAAAACCAACTGGTTCGTTTCACCCTTAGCAACGACCCGCCCGGCACCGAGCGTACCGCTCGTGTCTACCTGATCAGCCGGGCCATCAGCGACGAACGCACCGTGCGCGTCCACGCCCACCTCGACCAGGAAGACCACGCCTTGCTACCAGGCACCTTTGTGCGCGCCATCATTGAAACCAACCGGGCCACAGTGCCCACTGTACCCGAGAAAGCGGTGGTTCAGTTTGAGGGGCGCCACTACATATACATGGCCAACAAACAAGCCGGCCGCTACCGCATGGTGGAAGTGCAGCCCGGCGTAAGCGAAGATGGCTACACGGCTATTCAGCTCCCCGCAAACGCCATGGCAGACTCCGCACGCTTGGTACTGGAAGGAGCGTATTCTTTGCTGGCCAAAATGAAAAACAACGAGGCAGAAGAAGAATAA
- a CDS encoding thiolase family protein, which produces MPTAYIVDAVRTPIGKFGGALSSVRPDDLAAHVLRELLRRNPTVDKAAVEDVIMGAANQAGEDNRNVARMAALLAGLPTTVPGVTVNRLCASGLQSIMDASRAIMAGEGDVYLAGGAESMTRAPFVMAKSETAFGRELTAHDTTLGWRFTNPKLSKLHHPYAMGETAENVVRKYGISRLEQDEFAFESQRKYHRAAEKGRFRKEIVPVFVAIPKGDAALFDTDEPPRLSTLEKLGTLKPAFQPVDGTVTAGNSAGINDGAAAVMVVSEEAVKRYNLKPLARVVASAVAGVDPAYMGLGPVPATRKVLQRAGLTLKDIGLIELNEAFAAQCIACIRDLELNPEIVNVNGGAIAIGHPLGTSGSRLTATLLHEMQRRQDVRYGLVTMCVGVGQGAAAIYERL; this is translated from the coding sequence ATGCCCACTGCTTATATAGTTGACGCCGTCCGTACCCCGATCGGCAAATTTGGGGGTGCGCTGAGCAGCGTCCGCCCCGATGACTTAGCCGCGCACGTTCTGCGCGAGCTACTACGCCGCAACCCTACCGTAGACAAAGCGGCCGTTGAAGACGTGATAATGGGAGCTGCCAATCAGGCCGGCGAAGACAACCGCAACGTGGCCCGCATGGCGGCCCTGCTGGCGGGCCTCCCGACTACGGTGCCCGGCGTTACGGTGAACCGCTTGTGCGCTTCCGGCTTGCAAAGCATTATGGATGCCTCCCGCGCTATTATGGCGGGCGAAGGCGACGTATATCTGGCGGGCGGAGCCGAAAGCATGACCCGTGCGCCCTTCGTCATGGCGAAGTCGGAAACGGCCTTCGGGCGTGAGCTGACCGCCCACGACACCACGCTGGGCTGGCGCTTCACGAACCCCAAACTGAGCAAGCTGCACCACCCTTACGCCATGGGCGAAACCGCCGAAAACGTGGTGCGCAAGTACGGCATCAGCCGGTTGGAGCAGGACGAGTTTGCGTTCGAGTCGCAGCGCAAGTACCACCGGGCCGCAGAAAAGGGACGTTTCCGCAAGGAGATTGTGCCCGTGTTCGTGGCCATTCCGAAAGGCGACGCCGCCTTGTTTGACACCGACGAGCCACCGCGCCTGAGCACGTTGGAGAAGCTAGGTACGCTAAAGCCAGCCTTCCAACCCGTTGATGGCACCGTGACAGCCGGCAACTCAGCCGGCATCAACGATGGCGCGGCCGCGGTCATGGTGGTGAGCGAAGAAGCGGTGAAGCGCTACAACCTGAAGCCTCTGGCCCGGGTAGTAGCCTCGGCCGTGGCGGGTGTCGACCCGGCGTACATGGGCCTCGGTCCGGTACCTGCTACCCGCAAGGTGCTGCAGCGTGCCGGCCTGACACTGAAAGACATCGGCCTGATCGAGTTGAACGAAGCCTTTGCCGCCCAGTGCATTGCCTGCATCCGCGACTTGGAGCTGAATCCTGAAATCGTGAACGTGAACGGCGGCGCTATTGCCATCGGGCATCCGCTCGGAACCAGCGGTTCGCGCCTCACGGCCACGCTTCTGCACGAAATGCAGCGCCGCCAGGATGTGCGCTACGGCCTCGTGACGATGTGCGTAGGAGTAGGGCAAGGAGCCGCTGCCATCTACGAGCGGCTCTAA
- a CDS encoding (Fe-S)-binding protein yields the protein MADLAAQGETPEILFWVGCAGAFDDRYKRVTRAFVRILEHVGVKYAVLGMEESCTGDPAKRAGNEFLFQMQAMQNITTLNGYGIKKVVTACPHCFNTIKNEYPALGGEYEVIHHSTFLQQLINDGRVKIEGGESYKGRRITFHDSCYLGRSNNIYEAPRAVLEALDADLVEMKRSKANGLCCGAGGAQMWKEPEPGKKDVNIERTEEALATLDGNAAALDNLYGVESGNAGATPAPKANAQSSIIAVGCPFCMTMMSDGVKNKERENNVQVFDLAELVASAEGLNA from the coding sequence ATGGCCGATCTGGCCGCCCAAGGCGAAACCCCTGAAATTCTGTTTTGGGTGGGCTGCGCTGGTGCTTTCGATGACCGGTACAAGCGCGTAACCCGGGCTTTTGTGCGCATTCTAGAGCACGTAGGAGTGAAGTACGCCGTATTAGGGATGGAAGAATCGTGCACTGGCGACCCAGCCAAGCGCGCCGGCAACGAGTTTCTATTCCAGATGCAGGCCATGCAGAATATCACCACCCTCAATGGCTACGGCATCAAGAAGGTGGTAACGGCGTGCCCCCATTGCTTCAATACCATTAAAAATGAGTACCCCGCATTGGGTGGCGAGTATGAAGTAATCCACCACAGCACTTTCCTGCAGCAGCTCATCAACGATGGCCGCGTGAAGATAGAAGGAGGCGAGTCGTATAAAGGCCGCCGCATCACGTTCCACGACTCGTGCTACCTCGGCCGCTCCAACAACATCTATGAGGCCCCACGCGCTGTGCTGGAAGCCCTGGATGCCGACCTGGTGGAGATGAAGCGCAGCAAAGCCAATGGCCTATGCTGCGGTGCGGGTGGTGCCCAAATGTGGAAAGAGCCCGAGCCGGGCAAGAAAGACGTCAACATCGAGCGGACCGAGGAGGCGTTGGCTACTCTTGATGGCAATGCAGCGGCACTCGACAACCTGTACGGGGTGGAAAGTGGCAACGCAGGTGCTACTCCAGCGCCGAAGGCCAATGCCCAGAGCAGCATCATTGCTGTGGGCTGCCCCTTCTGCATGACCATGATGAGCGACGGAGTGAAAAACAAAGAGCGCGAAAACAACGTGCAGGTCTTCGACTTGGCCGAGTTGGTAGCTTCCGCCGAAGGCTTGAATGCCTAG
- a CDS encoding (Fe-S)-binding protein, which translates to MHFSIQNILFLLVAIAGFGLFAWQARKIRANILVGRDRDMSGNVSERLNKTLLVAFGQSKMFKRLTPAFLHLIVYVGFLVINVEVIEIMVDGIFGTHRFLQFLGPVYDALMATNEILGALVIVAVVAFWWRRNRKPPVRRFQGPELRMWPKLDANIILYVEVILMAALFTMNTADLKLHQLRGADMPGTFPISSLLVGLFPTSETALHVLERVGWWAHIVGILCFLNYLPSSKHFHIIMAFPNVYYSRLVPQGQFSNVESITHEVKAMMDPSYEVPAPATAPDGSALAPTPFGAKDVNDLAWTNLLNAYSCTECGRCTSVCPANITGKLLSPRKIIMDTRDRMEEKYNSPLIFSPNLYGQEAKHESQEVLDKENHTLLRGYVTPEELWACTTCNACVEACPVNINPLESIVEMRRFLVLEESAAPNSLNVMFSNIENNGAPWAFSPSDRFNWADDLFVADKEAVTA; encoded by the coding sequence GTGCATTTTTCCATCCAAAACATTCTTTTCCTGCTAGTTGCCATAGCGGGCTTCGGCCTGTTTGCGTGGCAGGCCCGGAAGATTCGCGCCAACATCCTGGTGGGGCGCGACCGGGATATGAGCGGCAATGTAAGCGAACGGCTCAACAAGACGCTGCTGGTTGCCTTCGGTCAGTCCAAGATGTTCAAGCGCCTCACCCCGGCCTTCTTGCACCTGATTGTATACGTGGGCTTCCTGGTAATCAATGTCGAGGTGATAGAAATTATGGTGGATGGCATCTTTGGCACCCACCGTTTCCTGCAGTTCCTCGGCCCCGTGTACGACGCACTTATGGCTACCAACGAGATACTAGGAGCCTTGGTTATTGTGGCTGTCGTGGCCTTTTGGTGGCGCCGCAACCGCAAGCCGCCGGTCCGCCGCTTTCAGGGGCCCGAGCTGCGCATGTGGCCCAAGCTCGACGCCAACATCATTCTTTATGTGGAAGTGATACTGATGGCGGCGCTGTTCACCATGAACACCGCCGACTTGAAGCTGCATCAGTTGCGCGGCGCTGATATGCCGGGCACTTTCCCCATCAGCAGCCTACTCGTAGGCTTGTTTCCAACCAGCGAAACCGCCTTGCATGTACTGGAGCGCGTGGGCTGGTGGGCGCACATTGTGGGTATTCTGTGCTTCCTGAATTACTTGCCTAGCTCCAAGCACTTCCACATCATTATGGCTTTCCCGAACGTGTATTACTCGCGTTTGGTACCTCAGGGTCAGTTTTCCAACGTGGAAAGCATCACCCACGAGGTGAAGGCCATGATGGACCCGAGCTACGAAGTGCCTGCTCCCGCTACGGCCCCTGATGGGTCGGCGCTGGCGCCTACGCCCTTCGGAGCCAAGGACGTGAACGACCTGGCCTGGACCAACTTGCTGAACGCCTACTCCTGCACCGAGTGTGGCCGTTGCACTTCGGTGTGCCCCGCCAACATCACCGGCAAGCTGCTCTCCCCGCGCAAAATCATCATGGACACGCGCGACCGGATGGAGGAGAAATACAACTCGCCGCTGATTTTCAGCCCCAACCTCTACGGTCAGGAAGCCAAGCACGAGTCGCAGGAAGTGCTAGACAAAGAAAACCACACCCTGCTGCGCGGCTACGTAACGCCCGAGGAATTGTGGGCTTGCACCACCTGCAACGCCTGCGTGGAAGCCTGCCCCGTGAACATCAACCCACTGGAAAGCATCGTAGAAATGCGCCGCTTCCTGGTATTGGAAGAGTCTGCTGCTCCAAATTCGTTGAACGTGATGTTCAGCAACATCGAGAACAACGGTGCTCCGTGGGCCTTCTCCCCTTCCGACCGTTTCAACTGGGCTGATGATTTGTTCGTGGCAGACAAAGAGGCTGTAACCGCTTAG
- a CDS encoding GNAT family N-acetyltransferase, whose protein sequence is MMDALLTPTLELPLQEARLRPWCFADAPALVEYANDQRVAQNLRDSFPHPYTQQDAEFYLCLMADQQRDLHLAVEVKGEAVGSVGVHFKTDVRRHSAEIGYWLGQAHWGRGLATAAVQAVSDYVFAHFEVCRLYAVVFETNRASARVLEKAGYVLEAVMRKSVVKEVRILDSLLYAKVKEY, encoded by the coding sequence ATGATGGACGCTCTGCTTACGCCCACTCTCGAACTGCCGCTGCAAGAGGCGCGTTTGCGGCCCTGGTGCTTTGCCGATGCGCCCGCCTTGGTGGAATACGCCAACGACCAACGAGTCGCGCAAAACCTGCGCGACTCGTTTCCGCATCCGTACACGCAGCAGGACGCCGAGTTTTACCTCTGCCTCATGGCCGATCAGCAGCGCGACTTGCACTTGGCAGTTGAGGTTAAGGGGGAGGCCGTTGGTAGTGTGGGAGTGCACTTCAAAACCGATGTGCGTCGTCACTCCGCCGAAATAGGCTATTGGCTGGGTCAAGCACATTGGGGGCGGGGGCTGGCTACGGCCGCCGTGCAAGCGGTGTCGGATTACGTGTTTGCGCATTTCGAGGTGTGCCGGCTCTATGCAGTGGTATTCGAGACCAATCGGGCTTCCGCGCGGGTGTTGGAGAAAGCCGGCTATGTGCTGGAAGCCGTCATGCGCAAGAGCGTGGTAAAGGAAGTTCGTATACTTGATTCCTTGCTGTACGCGAAAGTCAAAGAGTATTAA
- a CDS encoding DUF4293 domain-containing protein, translating into MIQRIQSVFLLLLALCMIAVLFLPLWHKADPNTGQELVLTATSYAYNKPGAGLTAPANVWLIAVFAVASAAVALFEIFQFRNRFLQLKLGMLNLLLILCTIGAGFYFSNLGEQMLNIKMLGTYQAGFYLPTLALLLNVLANRFIRRDEQLVRSMDRLR; encoded by the coding sequence ATGATACAAAGAATCCAAAGCGTATTCCTGCTGTTGCTGGCGCTGTGCATGATTGCCGTACTTTTCCTTCCCCTTTGGCACAAAGCCGACCCAAACACTGGGCAGGAGTTGGTTCTTACGGCTACCAGCTACGCTTACAACAAGCCCGGCGCAGGCTTGACAGCACCCGCAAACGTATGGCTTATTGCCGTGTTTGCAGTGGCTTCAGCCGCTGTGGCGCTGTTTGAAATTTTTCAATTCCGCAACCGCTTTTTGCAGCTCAAGCTCGGTATGCTCAACCTGCTGCTTATCCTCTGCACTATCGGGGCGGGTTTTTATTTTTCCAATCTGGGAGAGCAAATGCTCAACATTAAAATGCTGGGCACCTACCAGGCCGGGTTCTACCTGCCTACCCTAGCATTGCTTTTGAACGTGCTAGCCAACCGCTTTATTCGTCGCGACGAGCAGTTGGTACGCAGCATGGACCGGCTGCGGTAA
- a CDS encoding DUF4476 domain-containing protein: protein MKKALLFCLSLFLLASAQLLAAPANVNFTSERGVPFNLRFDGRALTRGGARQVHIDRIAPGVHWAEFAIPVGYGRFINYRTRIFLDPGLESSYVLLTRPGFAPELRKVAAVPLRGGYGPGYGGYSNGVPRGSQGGYQNQGNNDDYYEEDDYDNQPPTGNNGGYNNGGRYPNGNNGSYSNDNNGSGYNDGGSVSYNRTMTPQDVDGLVSALHRQSFDKDRLPIARQALSETSIQAQDLTRLMKELSFEDSKLELAKYGSVRVTDRQNLYRLNEGFTFSSSASKLQDYLAQQQPQR, encoded by the coding sequence ATGAAAAAGGCGCTACTCTTTTGCCTTAGCCTGTTTTTGCTGGCTTCAGCGCAACTTCTGGCCGCTCCGGCCAACGTTAATTTCACCTCCGAACGCGGCGTCCCCTTCAACTTACGCTTTGATGGGCGCGCGCTGACCCGTGGCGGCGCGCGCCAAGTACACATCGACCGGATTGCGCCCGGCGTGCATTGGGCGGAATTCGCTATTCCAGTCGGCTACGGACGCTTCATCAACTACCGCACCCGCATCTTCCTCGACCCCGGCCTGGAATCCAGCTACGTGCTGCTAACCCGGCCAGGCTTTGCGCCGGAGTTGCGCAAAGTAGCCGCCGTGCCGCTCCGCGGTGGCTACGGCCCCGGCTATGGCGGTTATTCCAATGGTGTCCCCCGTGGCAGCCAGGGTGGCTACCAAAACCAAGGCAACAACGATGACTATTACGAGGAAGATGACTACGACAACCAGCCTCCTACCGGCAACAACGGGGGCTACAACAACGGTGGGCGCTATCCTAACGGCAACAACGGCAGCTACTCCAATGACAACAATGGCAGCGGATACAATGACGGGGGCAGCGTGAGCTACAACCGCACCATGACCCCCCAGGATGTGGATGGCTTGGTATCCGCCCTGCACCGGCAGTCGTTCGACAAGGATCGGTTGCCGATTGCCCGGCAGGCACTCAGCGAAACCTCCATTCAGGCACAGGACCTGACCCGGCTGATGAAAGAACTAAGCTTCGAAGACTCGAAGCTGGAATTGGCCAAGTACGGCTCGGTCCGCGTCACTGACCGCCAGAACTTGTATCGCCTCAATGAAGGCTTCACCTTTTCCTCCTCGGCAAGCAAGCTGCAAGACTACTTAGCGCAGCAGCAACCCCAGCGCTAG
- a CDS encoding OmpA family protein: MSKADKRFARGEYETAIELYKADVTRGKNAAMSNYRIGESYRLSNRAEQAESYYKAAIDGGVKAPDVVFYYGQALKANGKFDEAAAQFDSYLEKNAGRVLAPRAEMESRNAKMANTIVAMRSNNEVMALDQVNTPAAEFGSTLIPDTKELVFASGREGKKYLGNGENFNDLYAVKFDDADKMTGGTVRKLEPIFNTENKHEASATYTPDGKTMVFARSNDGTKKGLLSVDLWISYYKNGAWSEPVLANINDRTTDDFAPAFAPDGQTLYFTSSRRGGLGGNDLYKATLGPNGRFSPAENLGDQVNTPGNDNFPAVAPDNTLYFSSDGQPGLGKLDIFMVEKGKAVNVGSPINSAGDDFAPYFTSKDVGVFSSNRAGGKGSDDLYMFRKKPIKLVTFFVDGTLVERNDRTGETLPVSGETVTLNGRNGQKLQEVTTTANGKFTMKLDSAASTYSLVADRPGYFVARNSLSTIGRRPPQDQLPNDVNEIGVPVTLTLTKIVKNKAIVVDNIFYDYDKAEIRTDAAAELDKLVETLNDNPKITIELSSHTDARGKDAYNQSLSQKRAQSAVDYIISKGIDKSRITAKGYGETQPVIKNAKTEDEFQRNRRTEFKVTKIAE; this comes from the coding sequence ATGAGCAAAGCCGACAAGCGTTTCGCCCGTGGCGAGTACGAAACTGCTATCGAGCTATACAAAGCAGACGTAACCCGCGGCAAGAACGCGGCCATGAGCAACTACCGTATTGGGGAATCTTACCGCCTCTCCAACCGAGCTGAGCAGGCAGAAAGTTACTACAAAGCTGCTATTGACGGCGGGGTAAAAGCCCCCGACGTGGTGTTCTACTACGGCCAGGCCCTGAAGGCCAACGGCAAGTTCGATGAAGCCGCGGCCCAGTTTGATTCCTACTTAGAAAAGAATGCTGGCCGAGTATTAGCGCCCCGTGCCGAAATGGAGTCGAGGAACGCCAAAATGGCCAATACCATTGTGGCCATGCGTTCCAACAACGAGGTTATGGCCCTCGACCAGGTGAATACCCCAGCGGCTGAGTTTGGCTCCACCCTCATTCCTGACACCAAAGAACTGGTTTTCGCTTCCGGCCGCGAAGGCAAAAAGTACCTCGGAAACGGTGAGAATTTCAACGACCTGTACGCTGTCAAGTTCGATGACGCCGACAAGATGACCGGCGGCACGGTGCGCAAACTAGAGCCAATTTTCAATACTGAAAACAAGCACGAAGCCAGCGCCACCTACACTCCAGACGGCAAAACAATGGTGTTTGCCCGCTCCAACGACGGCACCAAAAAAGGCCTGCTAAGCGTAGACCTCTGGATTTCGTATTACAAGAACGGCGCTTGGTCGGAGCCGGTGTTGGCCAACATCAACGACCGCACAACCGACGATTTCGCCCCGGCTTTTGCGCCCGATGGCCAAACGCTGTACTTCACTTCCAGCCGGCGCGGCGGCCTTGGTGGCAACGACCTGTACAAGGCTACGCTTGGGCCTAATGGCCGTTTCTCGCCAGCCGAAAACCTGGGCGACCAGGTGAACACGCCGGGCAACGACAACTTCCCGGCCGTGGCGCCCGACAACACGCTGTACTTCTCTTCTGACGGGCAGCCGGGCTTGGGCAAGCTCGATATTTTCATGGTCGAGAAAGGCAAAGCCGTCAACGTAGGCTCTCCCATCAATAGCGCCGGCGACGACTTCGCACCCTACTTCACCAGCAAAGATGTGGGCGTTTTCTCTTCGAACCGCGCTGGTGGCAAAGGGTCCGACGACCTGTACATGTTCCGCAAAAAGCCCATCAAGCTGGTTACATTCTTTGTTGATGGCACGCTGGTGGAGCGCAACGACCGAACCGGCGAGACCCTGCCCGTAAGTGGCGAAACGGTCACGCTGAATGGTAGGAACGGCCAGAAACTGCAGGAAGTAACTACTACCGCCAACGGCAAATTCACCATGAAGCTGGACTCCGCAGCATCCACCTACTCCTTGGTTGCCGACCGCCCAGGCTACTTCGTGGCCCGCAACTCGTTGAGCACCATCGGGCGCAGGCCCCCTCAAGATCAGCTGCCCAACGACGTGAATGAAATTGGGGTGCCGGTGACCTTGACGCTAACCAAAATCGTGAAGAACAAAGCCATTGTGGTGGACAACATCTTCTACGATTACGACAAAGCAGAAATCCGGACGGATGCCGCAGCGGAACTAGACAAGCTGGTGGAAACCCTGAACGACAACCCGAAAATCACTATCGAGCTTAGCTCGCACACCGATGCTCGTGGTAAGGATGCCTACAACCAGTCTCTGTCGCAGAAACGCGCGCAGTCAGCCGTGGATTACATAATCTCTAAGGGCATCGACAAGAGTCGCATTACGGCCAAAGGCTACGGCGAAACGCAGCCAGTAATCAAGAACGCCAAAACCGAAGACGAATTCCAGCGCAACCGTCGCACAGAGTTTAAGGTGACCAAGATTGCTGAGTAA